In Pseudomonas coleopterorum, the genomic window AAGGACGCTTTCCCGTTCATGACCTGGAAGGAAGGGCAGGTGGCAGGCGTGCCGGCACGGGTGTTCCGTATCTCCTTCACCGGCGAGCTGTCGTACGAGGTCAACATCCAGGCCGACTACGCCATGGGTGTGCTGGAGAAGATCATCGAGGCAGGCAAGCAGTACAACCTGACGCCCTACGGCACCGAGACCATGCACGTGCTGCGCGCCGAGAAGGGTTTCATCATCGTCGGCCAGGACACCGACGGCTCGATGACTCCGGACGACCTGAACATGGGCTGGTGCGTGGGGCGGACCAAGCCGTTCTCGTGGATCGGCTGGCGCGGGATGAACCGCGAAGACACCGTGCGCGAGGAGCGCAAGCAGTTGGTGGGACTCAAGCCGATCGATCCCAACAAATGGTTGCCCGAAGGCGCTCAACTGGTGTTCGACCCCAAGCAGGCGATCCCCATGAGCATGGTCGGCCACGTGACGTCGAGCTACGCCAGCAACTCGCTGGGTTACTCGTTCGCCATGGGTGTGGTCAAGGGCGGTCTCAAGCGCATGGGTGAGCGGGTGTTCTCGCCCCAGGCCGATGGCAGCGTGATCGAAGCCGAAATCGTTTCCTCGGTGTTCTTCGATCCGAAGGGCGAGCGGCAGAACATCTAAGCCCCGCTTCCAGATAGCCTCAACAGCATTCACTGACAGGTGCAGCAAAATGACCACAGTCAACGTATACCAGCAACGTCCCACCTCGGGCGCCAAGGCCGAAGACCCGCTTCACCACGCCGACCTCGCCAGCCTGGTCGGCAAGGGCCGCCAGGGTGCCGGTGTGACCCTGCGCGAGAAAAAACTGCTGGGTCACCTGACCCTGCGCGGAGACGGCCATGATGCGACCTTCGCCGGCGCCGTGCACAAGGCCACCGGCCTGGAACTGCCGGGCGCCTTGAGCCTGGTCAGCAACGGCGAGACATCGCTGCAGTGGCTGGGCCCGGACGAGTGGCTGCTGATCGTCCCCGGTGGCGAGGAGTTGGCCGCCGAGCAGCGGTTGCGCGAGGCATTGGCCGGGCTGCATGTGGCAGTGGTAAACGTCAGCGGCGGCCAGTCACTGATCGAGCTGAGCGGTCCGAACGTGCGCGACGTGCTGATGAAGTCCACCAGCTACGACGTGCACCCGAGCAATTTCCCGGTGGGCAAGGCGGTGGGGACAGTGTTCGCCAAGTCCCAACTGGTCATCCGCCGCACGGGCGAGGAAACCTGGGAACTGCTGATCCGCCGCAGCTTCGCCGACTACTGGTGGCTGTGGTTGCAGGATGCTTCGGCCGAGTATGGGCTGAGCATCCAGGCCTGACCGCTCATACAGTTGTTTCGACCTCGACACCAAAGGACTACCCATGAGCCGTGCCCCTGATACCTGGATCCTCACCGCCGATTGCCCAAGCGTATTGGGCACGGTGGACGCGGTCACGCGCTACCTGTTCGAGCAGGGCTGCTATGTCACCGAGCACCATTCGTTCGACGACCGGCTGTCGTCGCGCTTCTTCATCCGGGTGGAGTTTCGGCAGCCCGACGGTTTCGACGAGGCCGCCTTTCGCGCCGGCCTGGCCGAACGCGGTGCCAGCTTCGGCATGATCTTCGAGCTGACTGCGCCGCAGTATCGGCCCAAGGTGGTGATCATGGTGTCCAAGGCCGACCACTGCCTCAACGATCTGCTCTACCGCCAGCGCATTGGCCAGTTGCCCATGGACGTGGTCGCGGTGATCTCCAACCATCCGGACCTCGAGCCGCTGGCGCGCTGGCACGACATTCCCTACTACCATTTCCCCCTCGACCCCAAGGACAAGCCGTCGCAGGAGCGCAAGGTGTTGCAGGTCATCGAACAGGCCGACGCCGAGCTGGTGATCCTTGCCCGCTACATGCAGGTGTTGTCACCGGAGCTGTGCCGCCGCCTGGACGGCTGGGCGATCAACATTCACCACTCGTTGCTGCCCGGTTTCAAGGGTGCCAAACCGTATCACCAGGCTTACAACAAAGGCGTCAAGCTGGTCGGGGCGACCGCGCACTACATCAACAATGACCTGGACGAAGGGCCGATCATCACCCAAGGTGTAGAAGTGGTCGATCACAGTCACTACCCCGAAGACCTCATCGCCAAGGGGCGCGATATCGAATGCCTGACCCTGGCCCGAGCCATCGGCTACCACATCGAGCGCCGCGTGTTCCTCAACGCCAACCGCACGGTGGTGCTGTAGCAGCGGCGCAAGCCGCGTCCGGCCCTGATGTGATGTGTCAGGTGTACCGCGCCGTCACTGACGCGGCTTGCGCCGCTGCTACAGATGACCGCGCATTCCTGTAGCAGCGGCGCGAGCCGCGTCAGGGCAGCACACGAATCAACGCATGACCGCAGCACGCAAAACCCAAGCTCAACAACAATAAACAGCGAGGTGAAAGCATGTCTGGTAATCGTGGAGTGGTGTATCTGGGCTCCGGCAAAGTCGAAGTGCAGAACATCGATTTTCCCAAAATGCAGGACCCGCGAGGCAAGCGCATCGAACACGGTGTGATCCTGCGCGTGGTCTCGACCAACATCTGCGGCTCCGACCAGCACATGGTCCGCGGCCGTACCACGGCTCAGGTCGGCCTGGTGCTGGGCCATGAGATCACCGGCGAGGTGATCGAGGCCGGTCGCGACGTCGAGCACCTCAAGGTCGGTGATCTGGTGTCCGTACCCTTTAACGTCGCCTGTGGTCGTTGCCGCTCCTGCAAGGAGCAGCACACCGGCGTTTGCCTGACCGTCAACCCGGCGCGTCCGGGCGGCGCCTACGGCTACGTCGATATGGGTGACTGGGTCGGCGGCCAGGCCGAGTTCGTCCTGGTGCCCTATGCCGACTTCAACCTGCTCAAACTACCCGACCGCGATGCAGCCATGGAGAAGATCCGCGACCTGACTTGCCTGTCCGACATTCTGCCAACCGGTTACCACGGTGCGGTGACGGCTGGCGTTGGCCCCGGCAGCACCGTGTACGTCGCCGGCGCCGGGCCGGTCGGGCTGGCCGCCGCGGCCTCTGCGCGTCTGCTGGGCGCAGCCGTGGTCATCGTCGGTGACGTCAACCCCACACGCCTGGCGCACGCCAAGGCTCAGGGCTTCGAGATCGCCGACCTGTCCCAGGACACCCCGCTGCACGAGCAGATCGCCGCCTTGCTGGGCGAGCCGGAAGTGGACTGCGCCGTCGATGCGGTGGGCTTCGAGGCACGCGGTCACGGCCACAGCGGCGCCAAGGCGGAAGCCCCGGCGACCGTGCTCAACTCGTTGATGGGCGTTGTGCGCGTGGCCGGCAAGATCGGCATTCCCGGCCTGTACGTGACCGAAGATCCGGGCGCGGTGGATGCAGCGGCGAAGATGGGCAGCCTGAGCATCCGCTTCGGGCTGGGCTGGGCCAAGTCGCACAGCTTCCACACGGGTCAGACGCCGGTGATGAAATACAACCGGCAACTGATGCAGGCCATCATGTGGGACCGCATCAAGATCGCCGACATCGTCGGCGTGGAAGTCATTTCGCTGGACGACGCCCCGCGCGGCTACGGCGAATTCGACGCGGGCGTACCGAAGAAATTCGTCATCGACCCGCACAAACTGTTCAGCGCCGCCTGATCACACCCGCTCCCACACTCCCTCTGTGGGAGCGGGGCGGGCGGCGAGCCCTCTGCCCGCGAAAAGTCCACCGCGCAGTCCCTGAACGACCGCGTCGCTGCTTTCGCGGCCACCGACCGCTCCTACCGGGGGAACTCTCCTGCAACTCCCCGCCATTACACAATTTTCACCCTCAAGGAACATAATGGGACCGAACTGCCGTTTGACGACGGTCCGCCTATCTGTCCCCGAGGTTGCTGCACAATGAACATCACTCGCGCCATGGCCCTGGCTTCCCTGATGGCCGTTGCCACCAGTCCGGCCTTCGCTTTCAACCTGAACGACGCGGTCAACGCCGCTGCCACCCTGCAGAACGGCAAGCAAGGCAACAACGCTGCCGTGGCTGCCGCACCGGAAGCCGCAGGCCTGCTCAACACCTTGGGCTCGACCCTGAACATCACCCCGACCCAGGCCATCGGCGGCACCGGCGCCATGCTGGGTCTGGCCAAGAACCAGCTGAGCACCGCCGACTATGCACAACTGAGCAAGTCCGTGCCCGGCATCGACAAGCTTTCGGGCAACAACGCCCTGGGTGGCTTGAGCGGTCTGAGCGGTCTGCTCGGCAAGTCCGACCAGAAGAACATCAGCGCCCTGAACAACGCCTTGGGCGACGTCAAAACCACCAGCGACATGAACAACGCCTTCAGCGCACTGGGCATGAACAGCGGCATGGTCGGCCAGTTCGCGCCAGTGATTCTGCAATATTTGGGGCAACAGGGCGTCGGTGGTCCGCTGCTCAAGAGCCTGGGCAGCGTCTGGGGCACCGGGACAGGCAGCTAAGCCTGCGCTGGATCAGCGATCGAGTTCGGCGCGCAAGGCGTCGATGCGCCGATCCTTTTCGGTCCAGAGCTGGTTGACCCAGTTCTGGACGGTCAAGCGGAAGTCCGGATCATTTTCGTAGTCGCCATCGATCAGCTCCGCGTCGATGGCCCGCGACTGGATCTCCACGATCACCCGCGGCACATCACCACACAGCAGGTTCCAGAATCCCGGAATGGCCGTGCCCGGATACACCACCGTCACGTCCAGCAGACGGTCGAGTTGTGGCCCCATGGCCGCCAGCACGAACGCCACGCCACCGGCCTTGGGCTTGAGCAGGTAGTTGAACGGTGACGCCTGCTCATCGCGCTTGGCCGGGCTGAAGCGCGTACCTTCCAGGTAGTTCACCACCGTCACCGGCTGGCGCTTGTACAGCTCGCATGCGGCCCGGGTGATCTCCAGATCCTTGCCCTTGAGTTGCGGATGCCTGGCCAGAAACGCCTTGCTGTAGCGCTTCATGAAGGGGTAATCCAGCGCCCACCAGGCCAGGCCCAGCAGCGGCACCCAGATCAGTTCCTTCTTGAGGAAAAACTTGAAGAACGGTGCCCGCCGGTTCAGCGCTTGAATCAGTGCCGGAATGTCGACCCACGACTGGTGGTTGCTCACGACCAGATAGGACGTGTCCTGGCGCAGGTCCGCCGCGCCCCGTATGTCCCACTGGGTCGGCACGCACAAAGCGAAGATGAGTTTGTCGATCTCGGCCCAGGTTTCAGCGATCCACACCACGGCTGCCGATGCCCAATCACGATAACGCATGGGCAGCACCAGCTTGATCAGGGCGAACACCAGCAGGGGTCCGATGAACACCAGGGTGTTGAGCAACAGCAGCAGGGCAGTCATACAGCCGGTGAGCAGGCGACGCATAGAACGACTCGGGGGGTATTCACGGCCGGCAATCATAAGCACAAGCGAGTGCCGAGCCAATTCCGGCACGCGGTTTCGTCAACAAATGTTTCACTTTTCATTGGGTATGCTGAGCCCATACCGTTAGCAGCACCGATCGCCTTCACCGGCCCTCGCTCAAGGAAAAGCTTCAGTGAAATCCGTTCTCGCATTGCTGTCCGTATTGGCGCTGCCGGTCATGGCCGCCGAACCCACGCTGTATGGTCGCTTTGAATACATCAAACTGCCGGAAATCGGTGGTCAGGTGTTCAAGGCCAAGATGGACACCGGCGCATTGACCGCCTCACTGTCGGCCAAGGACATCCAGACCTTCACCCGCGACGGCGACGATTGGGTACGTTTCCGCCTGGCCACCAAGGACGCCGACAACAAGGTGTACGAGCACAAGATCTCGCGTATCAGCAAGATCAAGAACCGCGCCGAGGAAGACGACGACGGCGAGGGCGCCGAAGTCTCGCAGCGCCCCGTGGTGGACCTGGAACTGTGCCTGGGCGACGTCGAGCGCACCATCGAGGTCAACCTGGTCGACCGCAGCAAGTTCAACTACCCCCTGTTGATCGGCGCCAAAGGCCTGCGCGAGTTCAAGGCCGCGGTCAACCCCGCCCGCCGTTTCGTCGCCGACAAGCCGGACTGCTGATTCAGGGTGTGGCGTGCGAGGCACATCCCATAGCCTTTCGCTCGGCATGACGCTGGTCACCGGTGACAAGGCGTTTGGCTTGGTCGAGGGGCTTGAGGTACAGGACTGGTGCGAGGTCGCGTGAGAACCCCCGCTCGTGTCACGCCGACGGCATAGTCGAGCGTAGCGACTCGCGCTGACTCACCTCGGCAAACCATCCGGCCAACCCCGGATAACGCTGCCGCCAGGCTGACTCCGGCATGCGAAAATCCACATACCCCAGCGCACAGGCCACGCCGATTGCCGCGATATCGAACGCTGCGCTCAACTCCGCGACCGCCGTGGCTTCCAGATACGCCAGTCCCCGTTCGATCTTCTCGGCCTGGTTGTCGAGCCACAGCGGCCAGTGCAACTCAGGCGGCCGCAGGGCCTTCTCGTAGCGAATCAGCACGGCCGCGTCGAGCATCGCATCCGCCAGTGACGCCACCGTCAACCGCCGCCAGCGCGACGCCCCTTCCCGAGGGATCAGCGGGTTGCCCACATGCTGATGATCCAGGTACTCCAGGATCACCCGACTGTCATGCAGCGTAGTGCCGTCTTCGAGCACCAATGTCGGAATCTTCCCGGCCGGGTTGTCCTGGTTCACTGACGCATCCGGGCTGACAGGGCTCAACGCCACCGTCTTCAGGGCGACCCGCTCCAACTGACCGGTCTCATGCAGCAGCACCATGACCTTGCGAGCAAAGGGGGAGGCGGGGTTGTGATAGAGCGTCATGGCGGGCATGAGGTGTTCTCCTTGGATAAGGAGTTACCCTGTATCAGCTTGAAGATGGGGTCAAGCCGTCCCAACTTGATTGTGATCCAACGCTCTCGGACCTTGAGTGCTTTGGCCAGGAATGCAGGCGCGTAGCCCGAGTTATGCACAGGGCTGACGCTCAGCGTTCTGCTATTTCCGCTATGCCTTTGAGCAGACCTTGCTCCCTTCTCAACAGATGCCAAGGCCCATCGGCAACGATCCTGCCCTGCTGGATAACCAGTACCCGATGGAAACGCGCCAACGCTTCGATATCGTGAGTGACGCAGATCAATCCTTTTCCTTTGAATGCATCCATCAAGGTGTCCCACGTTGCCATGGCCAGCTCTTGATCGAGCGAAGCGGTTGGCTCGTCGAAGAGATTGAAGCGTCCAGGCCTGTTGAGCAGCCGAAGCAGGCTGAGTCGCTTGGCCTGTCCGCCGGAGAGATTGGACGCGGTATCGTTGAGATTCAACTGGCTGAGCAGTGCCTCCAATGACAACTTCCGCGCTTGCTCCAGCACTTCAGGCCCAGCGGCATGGCCATACATCACGCCCGATTCCAGATCGCCCGGCAGGAATACCGGACTTTGCGGGCAGTAGCGCAGGGCGCGCAGCTGTGAGGCGCCGCGGATCCGCTGAACGCCGATGGCATCGATACGAGGTGCAGATAAGTATCACCGAGTTGAGTCATACACAACGTTTACGCACAGCCCTACGTCCCGAAAAACTGTAGGATTTTTAACAGCGGAATATCAGACGAATTAGCTGCAAAGTAGGACGCAATCTTCAGTTGTTCAAAGCAGAGCAGTTTCTTCTGTAGGACTCGACAGCGTCGGGTGAGCGGATTTTTTGTGGGAGCGGGCTCTGCCCGCGAAGAGGCCTATGTTCGCAATACACATCATCAGGCCATACGCCGAATGCACGAAGCGGTCGCCTTCGCTAGGTATCCCTATGATAACTGCGCAAGCTGCTCCACCGATTGCATCCTGATCCTGGATTACCCAAGCGCAGATGACCCCACCGGTGCACGGCCCAGCTCAGGCCCTCCTGACCAACCCCCACCCCCCCAGCACCGCTGGAATCCCCAACCCCACCCACGCCAGGGCATCCCACCAGCCATCTCCCAGCAGGGCCGCGAACAATCCGGCCGCGCCGATCAGTCCGATCGCCAGCGGAATGCCGAACACCGGCCAGAACGTCGACTTCTTCCGTTTCGTCACGCCGCGGCCTCCACGCCAGCGGCCTTGGCGGCGCGGCGGCGGACCCACCACAGGTACACGCCACTGCTCAGCACGATGATGGTCAGCACATCCAGCGCCGCCCAGAGGATCTGCATCGGCATGCCGCCGTAGTCGCCGAAGTGCAGCGGCTGCGACAGGCCCATGGCGTCCATGTACCACGGCCGTTCGACCACTGCCGTGACGTCCAGGGTGGTGGCATCGATCAGCACCGGCGTCAGCAGGTGCGAAGTCAGGTGAGTGCCGCCCTTCATGAATACCGCGTAGTGGTGTTCGCTGGAAAAGCGTGTCCCGGGAAAGGCGATGAAGTCGGGTGTCATGCCCGGCGCGGCGCCGTGGGCGATGTCCAGCAGGCGGGTGGCAGGCGCCCGTTGCGTGAGCGGTGGCGCGTCGCGGTAGGGTTCGATCAGGGCCGTGAGGCTTTCCGCCCGCCAGGCGCTGATGAGCAGGTCGGCGCAGGCGCTGATCACGCCCGTCACTCCCACCACCAAGGCCCAGGTCAGGGTGACCACGCCGATCAGGTTGTGCAGGTCGAGCCAGCGGGTACGGGTGGACTTCTGATTGCGCACGGTGCCGAACGAGAGTTTGCGCATGAACGGCGAATACAGCACCACCCCGGAAACGATGGCCAACACGAACAGCAGGCCCATGAACGCCAGCAACAGCTTGCCGGGCAGCCCGGCATACATGTCCACATGCAAACGCAGCATGACCATCATGAATCCGCCATTGGCCGAAGGCATTTCCATGGCTTCGCCGGTGCGGTTGTCGAGCATGAAGGTGTGGGACAGGTTGGGCTCGGTGTCGGCTGTGGCGGCGGTGATGGCGAACACGCCATGAGGGTCGTCTTCGTCCCAGCCGAAGTACTGCACCACCTCGTCGGGACGGTGGGCCTGAGCGGCCTGAACCAGTTGCTGCAGGTCCAGCTGCGGCGTGTCGGCAGGCATGTCGCGGAACTGTGGCTCGTCGCCCAGCAGGTGTTCGATCTCGTGATGGAACACCAGGGGCAAGCCGGTGATAGCCAGCATCAACAGGAACAGGGTGCAGATCAGGCTGGTCCAGGTGTGGATGAAGGACCAGCGGCGGATGGTGGTGCTTTTCATTTCAGGGCCTGCAAAAAGAACCCAGCCGTCCACGCAGGGATGGCTGGGTCATGGAGCATCAGGTGTCAGGGCGTTACGACCTGTAGTCGCACCAGTATACGTTCAGGCAGCGCGGAAAAGGCCAGTGGCCAGCGCAATCGAGGCGTGTCGGCAGCGTTCATGTGCATACGCAGTTTCGCGCCGGTCAGAACGCCTGAGTCTGCTGGCGCCGCCGCCACTGAGCCACTTTCTCGGCCAGGGCGCTGGGGCTGTCCAGGCCTTGGCGGCGGGCACGGCTGAACAGCAGCATGGCCAACTCCGCCGTGACCAGCGCATCGGCACTGGCATGATGGCGCTCACCGACCTGCAGGCCGAAATGCCCGGTCCAGTCATCCAGCCCGGCTTCGCGCAGGGCCGCATCCGGGCACAGCATCGGCGCCAGGGCGGCGACGTCCAGGAACGGGTGCTGCAAACGGTAGCCCAGACTTTGCTTGAGCGCGCGCGTGAGCATGTGCTCGTCGAAGGGCGCGTGAAAGGCCAGCAGCGGGCTGTCACCGATGAAGGCCATGAAGTCCAGCAAGGCTTCGGCCGGATCGTCCCCGGCGGCAATCGCCTCGGGGCCCAGGCCATGGATCAAGACACTGGCACCCAGCCGTGGTTGCTCGCGCAGCAACGTGCGTTCGAACTGCCGGGAGAAATCCACCGCGCCATCTTCGATGACCACCGCGCCGATCGACAGCACCTGATCCTTGTTCAGGTTCAAGCCGCTGGTTTCCAGGTCCAGCACCACCCAGCGCTGCTCGCGCAGGCTGCAGGTTTGCCAAGGCTGAGCCGTGGGCAGTGCTGCCACACGTTGCTGCAAAGTGGCGTCCAGCACGCAGGCGGGTTTGGCCCGTAGCCAGTCGAACAGGCTCACAGCTGGTACCTCAGGCTCAGGCTGGCCTGCAGGCGCTGGGCCTGGCGCAGGGATTCACGCAGGATGCGCCGGTCCAGGTGGTTGAGCTCGGCCGGGTCGACGCGATTGGAATAGGGCAGGTGCTGCCGGGCCTGGGCTTGATGCTGCTGCATGCGCGTCTGCTGGATGAAATGGTAGGCCTCTTCATAGGCGGCGCCGTCCTGTGCGTCGATGACCTCTTTTGCGACCAGCTGGCGCAGGCGCTCCAGGGTGTTCCCGGTGTCGATGCCGTTGGCCAGGGCCAGCAGGCGTGCGCCGTCGACGAAGGGCGTCAGGCCTTGCACCTTGAGGTCCAGGGTGGGTGCCTTGTCGCTACCCTGGCGGGTCAGTACGAAGTCGCGAAAGCGCCCGACCGGAGGCCGCTGGCGCAAGGCATTCTGCGCCAGCATGCGCTGGAACAGGCTGTTGTCCGCGACCTGTTCGAGCACGCTGCGGCGCAGTTGTGCACAGGCCGAGTCATCGCCCCATACCGTACGCAGGTCGAAATATATGCTCGAATTGAGCAGGTTTTCCGGGCTCGCCTCGCGGATGAAACCGGCGAAGCGCCGCGCCCATTCCAGGCGCGACAGACAC contains:
- the purU gene encoding formyltetrahydrofolate deformylase; the protein is MSRAPDTWILTADCPSVLGTVDAVTRYLFEQGCYVTEHHSFDDRLSSRFFIRVEFRQPDGFDEAAFRAGLAERGASFGMIFELTAPQYRPKVVIMVSKADHCLNDLLYRQRIGQLPMDVVAVISNHPDLEPLARWHDIPYYHFPLDPKDKPSQERKVLQVIEQADAELVILARYMQVLSPELCRRLDGWAINIHHSLLPGFKGAKPYHQAYNKGVKLVGATAHYINNDLDEGPIITQGVEVVDHSHYPEDLIAKGRDIECLTLARAIGYHIERRVFLNANRTVVL
- a CDS encoding acyltransferase codes for the protein MRRLLTGCMTALLLLLNTLVFIGPLLVFALIKLVLPMRYRDWASAAVVWIAETWAEIDKLIFALCVPTQWDIRGAADLRQDTSYLVVSNHQSWVDIPALIQALNRRAPFFKFFLKKELIWVPLLGLAWWALDYPFMKRYSKAFLARHPQLKGKDLEITRAACELYKRQPVTVVNYLEGTRFSPAKRDEQASPFNYLLKPKAGGVAFVLAAMGPQLDRLLDVTVVYPGTAIPGFWNLLCGDVPRVIVEIQSRAIDAELIDGDYENDPDFRLTVQNWVNQLWTEKDRRIDALRAELDR
- a CDS encoding 3'-5' exonuclease produces the protein MSLFDWLRAKPACVLDATLQQRVAALPTAQPWQTCSLREQRWVVLDLETSGLNLNKDQVLSIGAVVIEDGAVDFSRQFERTLLREQPRLGASVLIHGLGPEAIAAGDDPAEALLDFMAFIGDSPLLAFHAPFDEHMLTRALKQSLGYRLQHPFLDVAALAPMLCPDAALREAGLDDWTGHFGLQVGERHHASADALVTAELAMLLFSRARRQGLDSPSALAEKVAQWRRRQQTQAF
- a CDS encoding glutathione S-transferase, with translation MPAMTLYHNPASPFARKVMVLLHETGQLERVALKTVALSPVSPDASVNQDNPAGKIPTLVLEDGTTLHDSRVILEYLDHQHVGNPLIPREGASRWRRLTVASLADAMLDAAVLIRYEKALRPPELHWPLWLDNQAEKIERGLAYLEATAVAELSAAFDIAAIGVACALGYVDFRMPESAWRQRYPGLAGWFAEVSQRESLRSTMPSA
- a CDS encoding sarcosine oxidase subunit gamma; the encoded protein is MTTVNVYQQRPTSGAKAEDPLHHADLASLVGKGRQGAGVTLREKKLLGHLTLRGDGHDATFAGAVHKATGLELPGALSLVSNGETSLQWLGPDEWLLIVPGGEELAAEQRLREALAGLHVAVVNVSGGQSLIELSGPNVRDVLMKSTSYDVHPSNFPVGKAVGTVFAKSQLVIRRTGEETWELLIRRSFADYWWLWLQDASAEYGLSIQA
- the fdhA gene encoding formaldehyde dehydrogenase, glutathione-independent, which produces MSGNRGVVYLGSGKVEVQNIDFPKMQDPRGKRIEHGVILRVVSTNICGSDQHMVRGRTTAQVGLVLGHEITGEVIEAGRDVEHLKVGDLVSVPFNVACGRCRSCKEQHTGVCLTVNPARPGGAYGYVDMGDWVGGQAEFVLVPYADFNLLKLPDRDAAMEKIRDLTCLSDILPTGYHGAVTAGVGPGSTVYVAGAGPVGLAAAASARLLGAAVVIVGDVNPTRLAHAKAQGFEIADLSQDTPLHEQIAALLGEPEVDCAVDAVGFEARGHGHSGAKAEAPATVLNSLMGVVRVAGKIGIPGLYVTEDPGAVDAAAKMGSLSIRFGLGWAKSHSFHTGQTPVMKYNRQLMQAIMWDRIKIADIVGVEVISLDDAPRGYGEFDAGVPKKFVIDPHKLFSAA
- a CDS encoding DUF2780 domain-containing protein, encoding MNITRAMALASLMAVATSPAFAFNLNDAVNAAATLQNGKQGNNAAVAAAPEAAGLLNTLGSTLNITPTQAIGGTGAMLGLAKNQLSTADYAQLSKSVPGIDKLSGNNALGGLSGLSGLLGKSDQKNISALNNALGDVKTTSDMNNAFSALGMNSGMVGQFAPVILQYLGQQGVGGPLLKSLGSVWGTGTGS
- a CDS encoding ATP-binding cassette domain-containing protein, encoding MDAIGVQRIRGASQLRALRYCPQSPVFLPGDLESGVMYGHAAGPEVLEQARKLSLEALLSQLNLNDTASNLSGGQAKRLSLLRLLNRPGRFNLFDEPTASLDQELAMATWDTLMDAFKGKGLICVTHDIEALARFHRVLVIQQGRIVADGPWHLLRREQGLLKGIAEIAER
- a CDS encoding PepSY-associated TM helix domain-containing protein, with product MKSTTIRRWSFIHTWTSLICTLFLLMLAITGLPLVFHHEIEHLLGDEPQFRDMPADTPQLDLQQLVQAAQAHRPDEVVQYFGWDEDDPHGVFAITAATADTEPNLSHTFMLDNRTGEAMEMPSANGGFMMVMLRLHVDMYAGLPGKLLLAFMGLLFVLAIVSGVVLYSPFMRKLSFGTVRNQKSTRTRWLDLHNLIGVVTLTWALVVGVTGVISACADLLISAWRAESLTALIEPYRDAPPLTQRAPATRLLDIAHGAAPGMTPDFIAFPGTRFSSEHHYAVFMKGGTHLTSHLLTPVLIDATTLDVTAVVERPWYMDAMGLSQPLHFGDYGGMPMQILWAALDVLTIIVLSSGVYLWWVRRRAAKAAGVEAAA
- a CDS encoding ATP-dependent zinc protease translates to MKSVLALLSVLALPVMAAEPTLYGRFEYIKLPEIGGQVFKAKMDTGALTASLSAKDIQTFTRDGDDWVRFRLATKDADNKVYEHKISRISKIKNRAEEDDDGEGAEVSQRPVVDLELCLGDVERTIEVNLVDRSKFNYPLLIGAKGLREFKAAVNPARRFVADKPDC